One window from the genome of Hydractinia symbiolongicarpus strain clone_291-10 chromosome 1, HSymV2.1, whole genome shotgun sequence encodes:
- the LOC130641048 gene encoding insulin-like growth factor-binding protein complex acid labile subunit isoform X1 has protein sequence MASLIIYSVCILYFTTVIVTEKCSNPKGGLEFCSCSADETIVTCRNNSMLFFPTKLPLNVETFIFESKSLQNIPPSYFQSYIRLKSIQITGGVFPDLYQQYFNGISRTVMHLKISETNLRYITQNTFYYLSQLTSLELQNNDFISFPIQLQMENLTHLDLSGNKISSIGKDVFSKLRNLEMLKLNNNKLTSLPSNLFRNLVSLKKLYVSNNQLSNLSSDIFLSLRYLTELYITDNKLDNAFWEALKKLKNVQKLGLSRNQFSSVEANNFLHMGDLQSIFLRENRLPLVIKSKAFFIDQSNVRELYLSGNNITQITNFTFFGLQNLTTLYLDDNRLKEIPTDAFLHLSKLEWLHLRRNQLTSIDIDGFRGLKQIKHIYLTSNLLKNMNKVFQHSKSLVQLNLNDNRIEHITKTLFEGLEKLKYLNLDNNTISDIYGGAFIKLPSLEKLYLRHNKLTKIDEDDFAHATFKELYLSYNHLDIKTKAFQDIRNLKKLYLSDNRMTSVKATMFQNTKLELLNLQRNRISFVESLPDSVKINISHNQLDYLSSEMFSRNIEILDASYNNISALKKSTFQNVFSLRSLYLQHNRIDTLEENTFCRQLLCEYSLINFENNLLPCNCKIWSVLSPISIIIIRGSCPSMSLTDLVEKNGCQCGTSDSGKCNTKKRICEDHKCKNNAECIALNENSYICKCNGGYHGRTCQLKSSECNPKLCNNNGTCQRIGKKATEYTCLCNTGFSGKNCAVKTLTNVEITSIMISGLVIEAIVCIVFVIAVVFLFQRVKTYRTLSKKPSPADENQYASIDTLYLPESFPTYQPLSKMESTTAESPDANEYELNLEMQGESGKEEMNNDDETKDSYYNVATRT, from the exons ATGGCATCGTTGATTATTTACAGcgtttgtattttatattttacaactgTGATTGTCACAGAAAAATGTTCAAATCCTAAAGGTGGCCTTGAGTTCTGTTCTTGTTCTGCGGATGAAACTATCGTTACCTGTCGAAATAACAGCATGCTGTTTTTCCCAACAAAATTGCCATTGAATGTGGAGACATTCATTTTTGAATCAAAATCATTGCAAAATATTCCTCCTTCATATTTTCAATCCTACATCAGGTTAAAAAGTATTCAAATTACAGGCGGAGTGTTTCCTGATCTATATCAACAATACTTTAATGGAATTAGTAGAACTGTGATGCatttaaaaatatcagaaaCAAATCTTAGATATATCACCCAAAACACCTTTTATTATCTGTCACAGTTAACATCATTAGAATTACAAAACAACGACTTCATATCATTTCCAATCCAACTTCAAATGGAGAATTTAACACATCTTGATCTTTCTGGCAACAAAATAAGTTCCATAGGGAAAGACGTGTTTTCGAAATTACGCAACCTTGAAATGCTCAAGTTAAACAACAACAAGCTAACGTCGTTACCTTCCAACTTGTTTAGAAATCTGGTCagtctaaaaaaattatatgtatCAAATAACCAGTTATCCAACCTATCTTCAGACATATTTTTGAGCCTACGATATCTTACAGAACTTTATATAACCGACAATAAACTGGACAATGCATTTTGGGAAGCtttaaaaaagcttaaaaatgtcCAAAAACTAGGTTTATCAAGGAATCAATTCTCTTCTGTTGaggcaaataattttttacatatGGGCGATCTTCAAAGTATCTTCCTGCGTGAAAATCGTCTACCCTTGGTAATAAAATCAAAGGCGTTTTTCATTGACCAATCAAATGTAAGAGAATTGTATCTGTCAGGTAACAATATAACCCAAATTACGAACTTCACATTTTTTGGTCTACAAAATTTAACAACACTGTATTTGGATGACAATAGATTGAAGGAAATCCCTACAGATGCCTTTCTGCATTTATCGAAGTTAGAATGGTTACATTTGAGAAGAAACCAGTTAACATCAATAGATATTGATGGCTTTAGGGGATTAAAGCAAATTAAACACATTTATCTAACATCCAATCTGCTGAAAAATATGAATAAAGTTTTCCAGCATTCAAAGAGTCTTGTtcaattaaatttaaatgatAATAGAATTGAACATATAACCAAAACATTGTTCGAGGGCTTGGAGAAATTAAAGTATCTTAACTTGGATAACAATACCATCAGTGATATATACGGAGGGGCGTTCATAAAACTACCATCACTGGAAAAGCTTTATCTTCGACATAATAAGTTGACCAAGATAGATGAAGACGATTTTGCGCATGCAACTTTCAAAGAGCTTTACTTGAGTTACAATCACTTAGACATCAAAACAAAAGCTTTTCAAGATATCAGAAACTTGAAAAAGCTTTATCTATCTGACAACAGAATGACCAGTGTCAAGGCAACGATGTTTCAAAATACAAAACTAGAACTTTTAAATCTGCAGAGAAATAGAATAAGTTTCGTCGAATCTCTTCCTGATTCAGTCAAAATCAACATTTCACATAATCAGCTGGATTATCTATCGTCTGAAATGTTCAGCCGAAACATTGAGATTCTAGATGCAAGTTACAATAACATCAGTGCATTGAAGAAGTCGACTTTTCAAAATGTGTTCAGCTTGAGGAGCCTTTATTTACAACATAACAGAATTGACACGCTGGAAGAAAACACATTTTGTCGTCAACTTCTTTGCGAGTACTCCTtgattaattttgaaaataatttgctGCCATGCAACTGCAAAATTTGGAGTGTGTTGAGTCCCATCTCTATTATTATCATTCGTGGTAGTTGTCCGTCTATGAGCCTTACTGATTTAGTGGAGAAAAATGGGTGTCAATGTGGCACCAGTGATTCAGGTAAATGCAACACAAAGAAAAGGATATGCGAGGAccataaatgtaaaaataatgcaGAATGTATAGCACTTAATGAAAACTCTTACATTTGTAAATGTAACGGAGGTTACCATGGTCGCACGTGTCAACTCAAAAGCTCAGAGTGTAACCCAAAGTTATGTAATAATAATGGGACTTGCCAACGCATTGGAAAAAAGGCAACGGAATATACATGTTTATGTAATACTGGATTTTCTGGAAAGAATTGCGCAGTTAAAACTTTGACAAACGTGGAAATAACTTCAATTATGATATCTGGGCTGGTCATTGAAGCGATTGTCTGCATCGTGTTCGTTATTGCCgttgtgtttttgtttcagAGAGTAAAGACATACCGG ACATTGAGCAAGAAGCCCAGTCCTGCAGATGAAAATCAGTATGCTTCGATTGATACACTGTACCTCCCTGAATCTTTCCCTACCTATCAACCGTTGAGTAAAATGGAGAGTACA ACAGCGGAATCCCCCGATGCTAATGAATACGAGTTGAATCTAGAAATGCAGGGAGAATCTGGGAAAGAG GAAATGAATAATGACGATGAAACGAAAGATTCCTACTACAATGTAGCAACGAGAACATGA
- the LOC130641048 gene encoding insulin-like growth factor-binding protein complex acid labile subunit isoform X2 — MASLIIYSVCILYFTTVIVTEKCSNPKGGLEFCSCSADETIVTCRNNSMLFFPTKLPLNVETFIFESKSLQNIPPSYFQSYIRLKSIQITGGVFPDLYQQYFNGISRTVMHLKISETNLRYITQNTFYYLSQLTSLELQNNDFISFPIQLQMENLTHLDLSGNKISSIGKDVFSKLRNLEMLKLNNNKLTSLPSNLFRNLVSLKKLYVSNNQLSNLSSDIFLSLRYLTELYITDNKLDNAFWEALKKLKNVQKLGLSRNQFSSVEANNFLHMGDLQSIFLRENRLPLVIKSKAFFIDQSNVRELYLSGNNITQITNFTFFGLQNLTTLYLDDNRLKEIPTDAFLHLSKLEWLHLRRNQLTSIDIDGFRGLKQIKHIYLTSNLLKNMNKVFQHSKSLVQLNLNDNRIEHITKTLFEGLEKLKYLNLDNNTISDIYGGAFIKLPSLEKLYLRHNKLTKIDEDDFAHATFKELYLSYNHLDIKTKAFQDIRNLKKLYLSDNRMTSVKATMFQNTKLELLNLQRNRISFVESLPDSVKINISHNQLDYLSSEMFSRNIEILDASYNNISALKKSTFQNVFSLRSLYLQHNRIDTLEENTFCRQLLCEYSLINFENNLLPCNCKIWSVLSPISIIIIRGSCPSMSLTDLVEKNGCQCGTSDSGKCNTKKRICEDHKCKNNAECIALNENSYICKCNGGYHGRTCQLKSSECNPKLCNNNGTCQRIGKKATEYTCLCNTGFSGKNCAVKTLTNVEITSIMISGLVIEAIVCIVFVIAVVFLFQRVKTYRTLSKKPSPADENQYASIDTLYLPESFPTYQPLSKMESTTAESPDANEYELNLEMQGESGKEVGITVKQISVFFILFV, encoded by the exons ATGGCATCGTTGATTATTTACAGcgtttgtattttatattttacaactgTGATTGTCACAGAAAAATGTTCAAATCCTAAAGGTGGCCTTGAGTTCTGTTCTTGTTCTGCGGATGAAACTATCGTTACCTGTCGAAATAACAGCATGCTGTTTTTCCCAACAAAATTGCCATTGAATGTGGAGACATTCATTTTTGAATCAAAATCATTGCAAAATATTCCTCCTTCATATTTTCAATCCTACATCAGGTTAAAAAGTATTCAAATTACAGGCGGAGTGTTTCCTGATCTATATCAACAATACTTTAATGGAATTAGTAGAACTGTGATGCatttaaaaatatcagaaaCAAATCTTAGATATATCACCCAAAACACCTTTTATTATCTGTCACAGTTAACATCATTAGAATTACAAAACAACGACTTCATATCATTTCCAATCCAACTTCAAATGGAGAATTTAACACATCTTGATCTTTCTGGCAACAAAATAAGTTCCATAGGGAAAGACGTGTTTTCGAAATTACGCAACCTTGAAATGCTCAAGTTAAACAACAACAAGCTAACGTCGTTACCTTCCAACTTGTTTAGAAATCTGGTCagtctaaaaaaattatatgtatCAAATAACCAGTTATCCAACCTATCTTCAGACATATTTTTGAGCCTACGATATCTTACAGAACTTTATATAACCGACAATAAACTGGACAATGCATTTTGGGAAGCtttaaaaaagcttaaaaatgtcCAAAAACTAGGTTTATCAAGGAATCAATTCTCTTCTGTTGaggcaaataattttttacatatGGGCGATCTTCAAAGTATCTTCCTGCGTGAAAATCGTCTACCCTTGGTAATAAAATCAAAGGCGTTTTTCATTGACCAATCAAATGTAAGAGAATTGTATCTGTCAGGTAACAATATAACCCAAATTACGAACTTCACATTTTTTGGTCTACAAAATTTAACAACACTGTATTTGGATGACAATAGATTGAAGGAAATCCCTACAGATGCCTTTCTGCATTTATCGAAGTTAGAATGGTTACATTTGAGAAGAAACCAGTTAACATCAATAGATATTGATGGCTTTAGGGGATTAAAGCAAATTAAACACATTTATCTAACATCCAATCTGCTGAAAAATATGAATAAAGTTTTCCAGCATTCAAAGAGTCTTGTtcaattaaatttaaatgatAATAGAATTGAACATATAACCAAAACATTGTTCGAGGGCTTGGAGAAATTAAAGTATCTTAACTTGGATAACAATACCATCAGTGATATATACGGAGGGGCGTTCATAAAACTACCATCACTGGAAAAGCTTTATCTTCGACATAATAAGTTGACCAAGATAGATGAAGACGATTTTGCGCATGCAACTTTCAAAGAGCTTTACTTGAGTTACAATCACTTAGACATCAAAACAAAAGCTTTTCAAGATATCAGAAACTTGAAAAAGCTTTATCTATCTGACAACAGAATGACCAGTGTCAAGGCAACGATGTTTCAAAATACAAAACTAGAACTTTTAAATCTGCAGAGAAATAGAATAAGTTTCGTCGAATCTCTTCCTGATTCAGTCAAAATCAACATTTCACATAATCAGCTGGATTATCTATCGTCTGAAATGTTCAGCCGAAACATTGAGATTCTAGATGCAAGTTACAATAACATCAGTGCATTGAAGAAGTCGACTTTTCAAAATGTGTTCAGCTTGAGGAGCCTTTATTTACAACATAACAGAATTGACACGCTGGAAGAAAACACATTTTGTCGTCAACTTCTTTGCGAGTACTCCTtgattaattttgaaaataatttgctGCCATGCAACTGCAAAATTTGGAGTGTGTTGAGTCCCATCTCTATTATTATCATTCGTGGTAGTTGTCCGTCTATGAGCCTTACTGATTTAGTGGAGAAAAATGGGTGTCAATGTGGCACCAGTGATTCAGGTAAATGCAACACAAAGAAAAGGATATGCGAGGAccataaatgtaaaaataatgcaGAATGTATAGCACTTAATGAAAACTCTTACATTTGTAAATGTAACGGAGGTTACCATGGTCGCACGTGTCAACTCAAAAGCTCAGAGTGTAACCCAAAGTTATGTAATAATAATGGGACTTGCCAACGCATTGGAAAAAAGGCAACGGAATATACATGTTTATGTAATACTGGATTTTCTGGAAAGAATTGCGCAGTTAAAACTTTGACAAACGTGGAAATAACTTCAATTATGATATCTGGGCTGGTCATTGAAGCGATTGTCTGCATCGTGTTCGTTATTGCCgttgtgtttttgtttcagAGAGTAAAGACATACCGG ACATTGAGCAAGAAGCCCAGTCCTGCAGATGAAAATCAGTATGCTTCGATTGATACACTGTACCTCCCTGAATCTTTCCCTACCTATCAACCGTTGAGTAAAATGGAGAGTACA ACAGCGGAATCCCCCGATGCTAATGAATACGAGTTGAATCTAGAAATGCAGGGAGAATCTGGGAAAGAGGTTGGTATAACAGTAAAGCaaatttctgtattttttatactttttgtcTAA